GTCTGCTTCCTGTGCGCCACCGGCCTGGGCTGGCTCTACGCGGGTCGGCTGATGTCCGGTCTGTCCGCAGGCCTGTTCACCGGAGCCGCCACGGCCTACGTGATGGAACTGGCACCCCGCGGCGGCTCGGCCAGGGCCACCTTCGTGGCGACCGCCGCGAACATGGGCGGACTGGGCTGCGGGCCGCTGCTCGCCGGGCTGCTCGCACAGTTCGCCCCCTGGCCTCTGTACCTGCCGTTCATCGTGCACCTCGCCCTGGTGGCCTGCTCTGTCGCCGTCGTGCTGTGGCTCCGGGAGACCGTGGGGGAGCGCAGCCCGCTCAGCAGCCTGCGACCGCACCGGCCCCGCCTGCCCCGGGAGGTGCGGGCGGTGTTCGGACCGCCCGCCATCGCCGCGTTCGTGGGGTTCGCGCTCTTCGGGGTGTTCACCTCGGTCAGCCCGGCGTTCCTCGCGGAGTCCCTGAACGTGACCAACCACGCGGTGACCGGGCTGGTCGTCGCTCTTGCCTTCTTCGCCTCGACCGCGGGTCAGCTCGCCGTCGGCCGGGTCGGACCCACCCGGTCGCTCCCGCTGGGCTGCGCCGCACTCCTCGCCGGGCTGGCGCTGCTCGCGGGCGCTCTGCGCTGGGACCTGATGGTGCTCGTGGTGCTCAGCGCCCTGGTCGGCGGGGCCGGTCAGGGACTGGCGTTCCGCGGGGCGCTGTCCACCGTGGCGGGCGCATCCCCGGCGGACCAGCGGGCGGCCGTCATCTCCACCCTGTTCGTGGTCGCCTACACGGGAATCTCGCTGCCGGTGATCGGGGTGGGTCTGCTGGTGGGCCCCATCGGGCTGGAGGGGGCGGGCCTGGTCTTCATCGCCTGCATGGCGGTTCTGGTCTCCGTCGCCGGGATCTATCTGTTCCGGCGACCGGCACCGGCGAACGCCTGACAGGACGGGCGGATCCGTCGGGGGAGCGCCGGGTCCCCGTCAGGCCTGGAACTCGGTCAGGTCGATGGAGTGGACGCTCAAAGGGAAGTCGTACTCCGGGTGCACCGCCTCCCGCTCCAGCTTCATGCCGAGCTTGCGGACGACGTTCTCCGACGCTTCGTTGCCCACGCGGTTGATGCTGATGACCCGGTCGAGGTTGCGGTCCTGGAGCGCGAACTCCAGCGTGGCGTGGGCGGCTTCGGACGCGTAGCCCTGCCCCCAGAACGGGGTGCCGAGCCGCCAGCTGATCGCCACGTCGGACGCCACCTCCGGCAGGAACTCGGGCACGGACAGTCCGGCGAAGCCGACGAGCTCACCCGAGGCGAGCAGCTCGACCGCGAACAGCCCGAAGCCCTCCTCGTCCCACTCGTCCTCCCACCGCTCGATCGCCTCGGCCGTGTCATCGAGGCCGAGGACCGCGCCGTCGTCGACCCAGCGCATGACCTGGGGGTCCGCGTTGATCTCCGCCATGGGGGCGAGGTCGTCGTCGTACCAGCGGCGGAGAAGCAGGCGGGGGGTGCGGATCTCGGTCATGGACCCCATCTTGCCCGACGGACGGAGCACCGGAGCGCCCGGGCGTCCTGACCTGGTTCGGCGAACGCGCACGTCACGCGCCGTCTCCTGCCATGCTGGCACCGCCGAGCACGTCGAGAGGACGTCATGCCGAAGGACCCCGAGCCCGCCCTCCTGCCCGGACCGTGGTGGTTCGCCGCCAACGAAGTCCTGGCATTCCTGCTGGAACTGGCCGCCCTGGCCCTCCTGAGCTGGTGGGGATTCAGCACCGGAGAGAACGTGGTGCTCCGCGTCGCCCTCGGCGTGGGCGTCCCGCTGGCGGCCATCGCCCTGTGGGGCCTGTTCGCCGCTCCGAAGGCCAGGCTGAGGCCGGCGCTGCCCTATGTGCTGCTGGTGAAGGCGCTGGTGCTGGGCGGCAGCGCGGTGGCCCTCTACGAGCTGGGACACCATGTCGCCGCGATCGTCCTGGCGGTCGTCGTGGTCGTGAACACAACGGTCGCGGAGACCTTCCGCCGCAACCCGCCGGTCCGCACCGCGCCCCCGGCGTCGGTCTGAGACACCCCCGACGGAGTACGGGCCAGGGCCCGCCACACCCTATTCCTCACCGCTCGTCCCGCCCGTCCGCTGACTCCGTCGACCCGCCGCGGCGACATCGCGCATGGTCAGCAGGAAGCGTCGGACGACAGTGAGGTCCCGGTCGTCGAAGGACCGCATCGAGGCGACCATCTCCGCGATCAGCGGGCCGAAGAACGACCAGCCCAGGGTCACGGCTCCGTCGGTGACCGTCAGCAGGACCCGGCGGCGGTCGGTCGTGTCGCGTTCCCGGCGGACCAGGTCCAGCCGCTCCAGCCGGTCGACCAGCGCGGTGGTCGACGCCGAGTTCACCCCGAGCTGCGCACCGAGCCATCCCGGCGTCGCGGGTGTGTCTGCGCGCGCGGCGTCCAGCAGGTGGATCAGCGCCCGTACGTCGGTGGCGTGCAGTCCGTGCAGCCCGGCGAACTCGCCGGCGAACAGATCGAGTTCGACCGCGACGGCGCGCAGCAGATGAACGAGTTGGAGTTCCGGGTCACGATCGTCCATGACATCCCTCCCGATGATAATATCTTGACCGTCGAGACTATCGTTGGTCGAGCAATCATAGGCGGCGATCATGGATGGCGAGAACGGATTCCGTACCGCGTACGACACCGTCCTGCGGCGGTGGCCCGTGCCCGTCGACAGCGTCGACGTGCCGTCCCCGTACGGGACGACCCGGGTCCAGATCGCCGGTCCCGAGGACGGCCCCCCGCTGGTGCTGCTGCCCGGCGGCGGCACCACCTCCGTGGTGTGGTTCGCCACGGTCGGGGCCCTCGCCGCCACGCATCGCGTCCACGCGCCCGACCTCATGGGCGACATCGGCCGCAGCCGGCACGACGGGGCACCGCTGCGCGGCGTCCGCGACCTGACGGCATGGCTCGACGCACTCTTCGACGAACTCGCCCTGGACGGGGCGGACTTGTGCGGCCACTCCTACGGCGCCTGGATCGCCCTCAACTACGCGGTGCACGCCCCGCGGAGGCTCCGCCGGCTCGCACTGCTCGACCCCACCCAGTGCTTCGCCGGGATGAACCCCGCATACCTGCTCCGAGCACTGCCGATGCTGCTGCGCCCCACCGCCGAGCGCGTCCAGGCCTTCCACGCGTGGGAGACCGGCGGTGTCCCCGAGGAACCCGCCTGGCGGACGTTCCTCGGCGCCACCGCCACCGCGCACCGGTCGAAGCTCGTCGCGATGCGCCGCCCCCGTGCACGGGACGTACGGGCGTGCACCGTGCCCACGCTGGTTGTGGCGGCCGGGCGCAGCCGTGCCCACACCGCACGCCGGGTGGCCGCGGAAGCCGGAAGGCTCCTGCCCGACGCACGCGTCGCCGTCCTCCCGGAGGCGTCCCACCACTCCCTCCCGACGGAACGGCCGGCCGAACTGAACCGCCTGCTGACCGAGTTCCTGGCAGGGTGACCGCGCCCGACCTGTTCCCGTCGGTCCGCCCGCCGCGAGAGGTGGGCCGGGTGGTCGGCGACAGGCGCGAGGGCCCGTTGTTTCGGACCCCCGGGCCGGGGCAACCGGCGGTCATGGAGACGAATGAGGGTACGCAGGAAGCGGTCGAGACCCAGGGCGACGAGCACAACGTCCTCCTCAGCGCCGACACCAACGGCGACGGCAAGACCGACGTCTGGATGACCGACACCACGGGCGACGGCAAGGCCGACCTCTACCAGTTCGACACCACCGGCGACGGCGAGATCGACGTCACGATGGTCGAGCGGGCCGACGAGCCGGGCGTGGACCGTGTCGTGGTCGAGGGCGACGGCGGCCACCCCCTGGAGACCTGAACGCCGGCCCGGCCGTCGGCATCCTGAGCCGGCCGACGGCGCCGAGCCCCCGGGCGGGCCGACCGGCCCGCTCCGCCGTGCGTCGAGCCCACGCCATGGTCCGAGGCCCGGACGGATGAACGCTAGGGTTTGTCCTGTCCGATGCGGCTTGGCGTGGTGATGTCGTGGGTCATAGGTGATGCATGGAGGGCAAGGCGCGTCCCGAGGCGACCGCTGACCAGGCGTTGTTCGAGATGGACCGCCTGATCGCGCTCGCGCAGTTCGGCCAGCAGGACATCGCCGGACGGCTCGGGCTCAACGTCACCGACCTGACCTGCCTCGGGTTCGTGATCGAGTCGTCCATGGCCGGCCGGTCGCTCGGCGCCAGCGACCTGGCCGCGCGGGCCCGGCTGAGCACCGGCGCCGTGACGGGTGTGCTCAACCGGCTGGAGAAGGCCCGTTTCATCCGCAGGGAAAGCGACCTGAAGGACCGTCGGCGCGTCTGGGTCGTGATGGACGAGTCGGCGCAGGCTCGCATCCTGGAGGTGTACGGCCCGTTCTACGAGCGACTGCGTCTGCTCTTCGCCGACTACACGGCCGACGAGGTGGCCGTGCTGGCCGACTGGTTCGGCAAGGCCCGGACCGTGATGCAGGAGAGCCTCGACGACATCAGGGACGCTCCCCGGGGCGAGGGTTCCTCGGCCGCCCGGACCTGAGGGCGTCACGGTCGGGCGTGGACGCGGGGCGGCTCCGCCCATAGCGGGTCGGTTTCAGCGCCCACCGTCGCCCCGTACCGCCGCCGACACGGCCGCCGGAACGGCGGATCGGGACGGTTCGCCCTGCTCCGAGGCCCGCGCGGCGGGAAACGGCACGCTCCTCTGTGTCGCCGAGCGGCGCGCTCCCGACCGGCCGGCCAGACGGCATCCGAGGCAGCCGGGGTGCCGCCCCTCCGCCGCCGCCCGGTCCTTCGTGCGCCAGTTCTGTTCACCGACGGGTCGGGGACCGCTCGGCTTGCCCCACCCACCGAGGTGCAGCACCCACGTGACCAGCGCGGCCGCGACGATCACCGCGGCTCCGACGGCGATGCCGGCCGACGACCCCTGCGTCAAGGCCGCGCCCGTGACGCAGAAGCCGAGGACGGCGACGGCCGTCCCCGTCCATCCGGCGACGGTGTGTCCCAGGTCGTGGTTTCCGTGCAGACCGCTCATGAGGCTCCTCGAAGAGGCGAGGCGCGAGACTATTTATCTCGCGAGCTAAATTATATTTCCCTCATCGTAGAGGCGGTCCGTGGAGACGGCAAACGGGCCGCGTTCCGCACGCGGCCCGTTCTGCGTCTGCCGGGGGAGGGACTGGGCGACCGGTCAGGCGGTACCGGTGAGCGGGCGCAGCACGGCCGCGCCGACGCGCATCAGGGCGGACACCGGAGGCCCCACCCATCGCGTCACCTCCCGCGGAACGGCGGGGTCGAGTTCGATCGTGACGCGTACGTACCGCAGATCGAGGCGTGTGACCGACGCGTGGGGCGGTGTGGCGGCCTGGCGCGGTGCGGCGGTGTCCGTATCCCGCTGCAAGGCGGCCCGGTAGGTGTCCCTGCGCTGGTTCACTGCGATTCCTGACGCTTGATGAGTTCGTCCGCGAGGTCCATGTACGCCGAGCCCTTGACCTCCACAGGGCTGCCGAACGACTGGGCGTACAGGTCGAGCCGTGGAATGTGGGTGGACAGCACGTCGAAGCCCCGCTCGGTGAGCGCCTCACGGGCATCGGCGTCGGGCCCGGTCCGCGTGGCGTCGGGGCGGTTCGTACGGTTCAGGAGCACGGCGGAGCGGGCCGGCTGGGCGCGCAGCGACTGGACGTCGCCCATCTCGCCGCCGATCGGCGCCATCCGGTCCAGCTCGATGGGGGAGGGGGTGACCGGCACGATCCACTCGCTCGCGTACCGCATGATGCTCCGCGCGATGTGGGCGTGGTCCTCCATCTGCGGGGCGTCGAAGACCACGGCACGCCGGTCGCCGAGGAAGTCGTTCACCCGTCGGTGCACGTCGCCCACGGGCAGGGAGAAGACCGGGAACGGGAAGCCGCCC
The window above is part of the Streptomyces sp. NBC_01428 genome. Proteins encoded here:
- a CDS encoding MFS transporter, which produces MEGDDRPGWRACLLGGAVFAVCMAGTTLPTPLYGLYQDKFDFSELMVTVVYAVYAFGVIGVLLLAGNASDAVGRRPVLLCGLGFAALSAVCFLCATGLGWLYAGRLMSGLSAGLFTGAATAYVMELAPRGGSARATFVATAANMGGLGCGPLLAGLLAQFAPWPLYLPFIVHLALVACSVAVVLWLRETVGERSPLSSLRPHRPRLPREVRAVFGPPAIAAFVGFALFGVFTSVSPAFLAESLNVTNHAVTGLVVALAFFASTAGQLAVGRVGPTRSLPLGCAALLAGLALLAGALRWDLMVLVVLSALVGGAGQGLAFRGALSTVAGASPADQRAAVISTLFVVAYTGISLPVIGVGLLVGPIGLEGAGLVFIACMAVLVSVAGIYLFRRPAPANA
- a CDS encoding GNAT family N-acetyltransferase, producing MTEIRTPRLLLRRWYDDDLAPMAEINADPQVMRWVDDGAVLGLDDTAEAIERWEDEWDEEGFGLFAVELLASGELVGFAGLSVPEFLPEVASDVAISWRLGTPFWGQGYASEAAHATLEFALQDRNLDRVISINRVGNEASENVVRKLGMKLEREAVHPEYDFPLSVHSIDLTEFQA
- a CDS encoding YrdB family protein; translation: MPKDPEPALLPGPWWFAANEVLAFLLELAALALLSWWGFSTGENVVLRVALGVGVPLAAIALWGLFAAPKARLRPALPYVLLVKALVLGGSAVALYELGHHVAAIVLAVVVVVNTTVAETFRRNPPVRTAPPASV
- a CDS encoding MarR family transcriptional regulator, encoding MDDRDPELQLVHLLRAVAVELDLFAGEFAGLHGLHATDVRALIHLLDAARADTPATPGWLGAQLGVNSASTTALVDRLERLDLVRRERDTTDRRRVLLTVTDGAVTLGWSFFGPLIAEMVASMRSFDDRDLTVVRRFLLTMRDVAAAGRRSQRTGGTSGEE
- a CDS encoding alpha/beta fold hydrolase, with protein sequence MDGENGFRTAYDTVLRRWPVPVDSVDVPSPYGTTRVQIAGPEDGPPLVLLPGGGTTSVVWFATVGALAATHRVHAPDLMGDIGRSRHDGAPLRGVRDLTAWLDALFDELALDGADLCGHSYGAWIALNYAVHAPRRLRRLALLDPTQCFAGMNPAYLLRALPMLLRPTAERVQAFHAWETGGVPEEPAWRTFLGATATAHRSKLVAMRRPRARDVRACTVPTLVVAAGRSRAHTARRVAAEAGRLLPDARVAVLPEASHHSLPTERPAELNRLLTEFLAG
- a CDS encoding MarR family transcriptional regulator, whose translation is MEGKARPEATADQALFEMDRLIALAQFGQQDIAGRLGLNVTDLTCLGFVIESSMAGRSLGASDLAARARLSTGAVTGVLNRLEKARFIRRESDLKDRRRVWVVMDESAQARILEVYGPFYERLRLLFADYTADEVAVLADWFGKARTVMQESLDDIRDAPRGEGSSAART
- a CDS encoding HGxxPAAW family protein, with translation MSGLHGNHDLGHTVAGWTGTAVAVLGFCVTGAALTQGSSAGIAVGAAVIVAAALVTWVLHLGGWGKPSGPRPVGEQNWRTKDRAAAEGRHPGCLGCRLAGRSGARRSATQRSVPFPAARASEQGEPSRSAVPAAVSAAVRGDGGR
- a CDS encoding ParA family protein, translated to MNLKPGVGKTTSAVWLAHALHESGYSPLLVDSDPASSALRWSELAGGFPFPVFSLPVGDVHRRVNDFLGDRRAVVFDAPQMEDHAHIARSIMRYASEWIVPVTPSPIELDRMAPIGGEMGDVQSLRAQPARSAVLLNRTNRPDATRTGPDADAREALTERGFDVLSTHIPRLDLYAQSFGSPVEVKGSAYMDLADELIKRQESQ